A region from the Lentimonas sp. CC4 genome encodes:
- a CDS encoding TatD family hydrolase: MPPFLYDAHIHLADPALERYREQIEADYEAIGLKQAVVNGTCPQDWPHVLALAQRDLRHIPAIGLHPWKVNHAPADWQAEFLKALDTGAQAIGEIGLDKWIEGHDIDRQQAAFQWQLAHATERNLPVSIHCLKAIGPLMDTLRTVPLPQRGSHLHAYNGPVELIPELVQLGAYFSFNAGQLKAGSSKVTARIQAVPDDRLLIETDAPDMLPPAEHRSFELPDSSLTHPATLIDGYSTVAEIRTTSLEKLVEQVANNFETYFLK; the protein is encoded by the coding sequence ATGCCTCCCTTCCTCTACGACGCTCACATTCACTTGGCAGATCCTGCACTCGAACGCTACCGTGAGCAAATCGAAGCGGACTACGAAGCCATCGGCTTAAAACAAGCAGTCGTGAATGGCACTTGCCCACAAGACTGGCCACACGTGCTCGCTCTAGCACAGCGCGACTTGCGTCACATCCCCGCGATCGGACTGCATCCATGGAAGGTCAATCACGCACCCGCCGACTGGCAAGCAGAGTTCCTCAAAGCACTCGACACAGGCGCCCAAGCCATCGGCGAAATCGGCTTGGATAAATGGATCGAAGGCCACGACATCGACCGGCAACAAGCCGCCTTTCAATGGCAACTCGCACATGCGACCGAGCGCAACCTACCCGTTTCCATCCACTGCCTCAAAGCCATCGGCCCACTCATGGACACACTCCGAACAGTGCCGCTCCCACAGCGAGGCTCCCACCTACACGCCTATAACGGCCCAGTCGAACTCATACCCGAACTCGTGCAGCTCGGCGCCTACTTTTCGTTTAATGCAGGCCAACTCAAAGCAGGCTCCAGCAAAGTCACAGCACGCATCCAAGCCGTGCCAGACGACCGCCTGCTCATCGAAACCGATGCGCCTGACATGCTCCCGCCCGCTGAGCATCGATCCTTCGAGCTGCCTGACTCCAGCTTGACTCACCCCGCCACATTAATCGATGGCTACAGCACGGTTGCAGAAATCCGCACCACATCGCTCGAAAAATTGG
- a CDS encoding zinc-binding alcohol dehydrogenase family protein — translation MKAIGYKQSGPITAVGALVEFEAPKPELRSHDLLVEVKGISVNPVDVKVRSAMAPEAGQTKVIGYDAAGVVREVGSDVSRFKVGDAVFYAGDLTRPGTNAELHAVDERIVGKKPTSLGFAEAAGFPLTSITAWELLFESLGVKEGSGEGESLLIIGGAGGVGSVLIQLAKQLTDLTVVATASRPDTVEWVKQMGADHVINHRESLVDQMKALEIEPRYVASLNGTEGHFSAIVELIQPRGHIALIDDPQGLDINSIKPKALSFSWEFMFTRSMFQTDDIEQQHVLLNRVSALIDDGTLISTVTNNLGAMSAEMMQEAHAQQESGRVIGKNVLDGFDS, via the coding sequence ATGAAAGCAATTGGATATAAGCAAAGTGGCCCCATTACCGCAGTCGGTGCACTCGTTGAATTTGAAGCGCCGAAACCAGAGTTACGGTCGCACGACTTACTGGTCGAAGTGAAGGGGATTTCAGTCAATCCAGTGGATGTGAAAGTCCGCTCGGCAATGGCGCCGGAGGCTGGTCAAACCAAAGTGATCGGTTACGACGCTGCAGGCGTAGTTCGTGAGGTCGGCAGTGATGTGAGCCGTTTTAAAGTGGGCGATGCGGTGTTCTATGCTGGTGATCTCACTCGTCCTGGCACGAATGCCGAGTTGCATGCCGTGGATGAACGCATTGTCGGTAAGAAGCCGACCTCGCTCGGGTTTGCTGAGGCTGCTGGTTTTCCGCTCACCTCTATTACTGCGTGGGAGCTTTTGTTTGAGTCGCTCGGCGTCAAGGAAGGCTCGGGTGAAGGTGAGAGTCTCTTGATCATTGGTGGAGCAGGTGGTGTCGGTTCGGTCTTGATACAACTCGCAAAGCAGCTCACTGACCTGACAGTGGTCGCAACGGCATCTCGCCCCGACACGGTCGAATGGGTCAAGCAGATGGGAGCGGATCATGTGATTAATCATCGCGAATCATTGGTGGATCAAATGAAGGCGCTAGAGATTGAGCCGCGTTATGTTGCCTCACTCAATGGCACTGAAGGTCACTTTTCCGCGATCGTCGAGTTGATCCAGCCGCGCGGTCACATCGCGCTGATTGATGATCCGCAAGGACTCGATATTAATTCGATTAAGCCTAAGGCATTGAGCTTTAGTTGGGAATTTATGTTTACACGATCGATGTTTCAGACCGACGATATCGAGCAACAGCATGTGTTGTTGAATCGTGTGTCAGCCTTGATTGATGACGGCACACTTATTTCTACTGTGACTAATAATCTCGGCGCCATGAGTGCTGAAATGATGCAGGAGGCACATGCGCAGCAAGAGAGTGGGCGCGTGATAGGTAAAAACGTGCTCGATGGATTTGATTCCTAA
- a CDS encoding putative quinol monooxygenase → MPNLTIIANITAKPDRVGFVKTELEKLIAPTRLEEGCIDYNLHQDNKNPTHFLFFENWESRELWQVHMGNQPLQDFIAATEGALEELTVNEMTQIG, encoded by the coding sequence ATGCCAAACTTAACCATTATCGCGAATATCACAGCCAAGCCAGACAGGGTCGGATTCGTCAAAACTGAGCTTGAAAAGCTCATTGCGCCGACACGCCTCGAAGAGGGGTGCATCGACTATAACCTACATCAGGATAATAAGAATCCCACGCACTTCTTGTTTTTTGAAAACTGGGAGTCTCGCGAGCTCTGGCAGGTGCACATGGGGAATCAGCCGCTACAAGATTTTATCGCCGCAACCGAGGGCGCTCTCGAAGAACTGACGGTCAATGAGATGACTCAGATCGGATAA
- a CDS encoding DUF4437 domain-containing protein: MKVKTTLLLTVVLAANAAFAAAKIPKDSAPEDLNVEVVLASEVEWTHLNPKRGDLAPKAGTLWGDRNGTVPTGYLLKPPAQFESPPHIHNVSYRAVVIRGLFHNDDPDAAELWMPAGSFWTQPKGEVHITAAKGAGAMAYIEIEAGPYLVMPADEAFDSGERPVNVVPSNMVWLDASDVTWVEAAKGSVAGNGPQVAFLWGNTQDGELNGTYIKLPAGFSGTIRSHGDSFRAIVVDGSLHYQMPGESSEKVLEPGSYLNAPGTAVLQLSSDASTESIVYVRTDGRYEVLPE, encoded by the coding sequence ATGAAAGTAAAAACGACACTGCTATTAACGGTCGTGCTGGCTGCGAATGCAGCCTTTGCCGCAGCTAAGATTCCTAAAGACTCGGCTCCAGAGGATTTGAACGTCGAAGTCGTCCTTGCTTCTGAAGTCGAATGGACGCATCTCAACCCCAAGCGTGGGGATCTAGCGCCCAAGGCTGGGACGTTGTGGGGCGATCGAAATGGAACAGTTCCAACAGGCTATTTGCTGAAGCCCCCCGCTCAGTTCGAGTCGCCGCCGCATATTCATAATGTGTCGTATCGTGCCGTCGTGATTCGAGGCCTCTTTCACAATGATGATCCGGATGCGGCAGAGCTATGGATGCCCGCGGGCTCTTTTTGGACACAGCCTAAAGGAGAGGTGCACATTACTGCGGCGAAGGGCGCGGGTGCGATGGCTTATATCGAGATTGAGGCCGGGCCGTATCTCGTGATGCCTGCTGATGAAGCCTTTGATAGTGGTGAACGGCCGGTGAATGTCGTGCCATCCAACATGGTTTGGCTAGATGCCTCAGATGTGACGTGGGTGGAAGCTGCGAAGGGAAGCGTTGCAGGTAATGGTCCACAAGTCGCGTTCCTTTGGGGCAACACACAAGATGGCGAGTTAAACGGCACGTATATCAAACTCCCAGCTGGATTCTCGGGCACGATACGGAGCCACGGAGACAGCTTTCGTGCGATCGTCGTCGATGGGAGCCTGCACTACCAAATGCCTGGCGAGTCGTCTGAAAAAGTATTGGAGCCTGGTAGTTACCTCAATGCGCCCGGCACTGCCGTGCTGCAACTCTCGTCCGATGCCTCGACGGAAAGCATCGTCTATGTGCGCACTGATGGGCGCTACGAGGTGTTACCCGAGTAG
- a CDS encoding SufE family protein gives MSLKEKQDALVEEITLIPDAYERLGYIVDCGKKAPGLTEDLRIDSFKIEGCMSQLWVVPAFKDGLCSFRSESDSAIVKGIAELLCNFYSDAKPEEIIATDAEFLGEVGITQHLSPNRRNGLSRIVESIQRFAQSCLTES, from the coding sequence ATGAGTTTAAAAGAGAAACAAGACGCACTCGTTGAAGAGATCACCCTCATCCCAGACGCTTACGAACGCCTCGGCTACATCGTCGATTGCGGAAAAAAAGCACCCGGCCTCACCGAAGATCTACGTATCGACAGCTTCAAAATCGAAGGCTGCATGTCGCAGCTATGGGTGGTGCCCGCGTTCAAAGACGGTCTCTGCTCCTTCCGCTCCGAGTCCGACTCTGCCATCGTCAAAGGCATCGCCGAGTTGCTCTGCAATTTTTATAGCGATGCCAAACCAGAGGAAATCATCGCCACCGACGCCGAATTCCTCGGCGAGGTCGGCATCACACAGCACCTGTCCCCAAACCGCCGCAACGGCCTGAGCCGCATCGTCGAGTCGATTCAACGCTTCGCTCAGTCCTGCTTAACCGAATCGTAG